Within Planococcus citri chromosome 2, ihPlaCitr1.1, whole genome shotgun sequence, the genomic segment gaaattttgcacatttttattggaaataATCTGATTTAGGTATGGTTTAAAATGTTGATTCCGTAAAATGTGATATGTagggttggttttttttttggtatttcggTATTACTTATCTTAATTAATTTATATTGTTTCTTCCAACAGATGAATGGGCTACCTGATGTATTCCTTCAACTTTGAGCATTTGTGgaagaatgaaaatgaagaaatggaTATGGATAATATTCGACATCGGATTTTCGAATTGGTaagttcaacaatttcaaatttctcgtaTATGATTGTTAAATGTTAAGTATGTATGtgcattattgatgaaaaatgtatgtAATGCATACTCgagtttatgtaggtattttttaaattcaataaattgattgaattgtgttttttttttgacagatgtACACTCAAGTATGTTGGACTACTTGCTACGAAACGGAAGGATATTCgacattgaatttttaaattggtgaGTTTATTCTACGTGTACCTAATGCTAATGCTTATCATTGCTGAACGAACAAATGAGTTCTAGTACTCTTATTTACGtgtatattttaattaatttatattGTTTCTTCCAACAGATGAACGTTGGGCTACCTGATGTATTCTTTAAACTTTGAGCATTTGtggaagaaatgaaaatgaagaaatggaTATGGATAATACTCGACATCGGATTTTCGAATTGGtaagttcaacatttttaaatttctcgtaTGTAATATGATTGTTATAGGtaactatgtatgtacattattgatgaaaaatgtatgtAATGCATACTCgagtttatgtaggtattttttaaattctataaattgattgaattggtttttttttgacagatgtACCTACACTCAAGTATGTTGGACTACTTGCTACGAAATGGAAGCTGATATTCgacgttgaatttttaaattggtaagtttgattttttcgagttgTACGCGTTTATATACTCTATATTATAGGTTAGGTGATCGAGCCTTATCCGGTCAAGAAACTCTATTTGCGACGGAAACTGATCGAAATAGGTGAAAGGAGATGTTCGTCATTATGAGTTTGGTGTTCTTCGGGCTGAAATTCATCAGAAGTGTACCTGTAATTTTTCGTATATGCATATCCTCGGATAGATGTTCTAATTGGAGAGCTCagttgtaatatttttctgATCTGATGTACCCCTGTCTTGGTTTTCTGTTGGTGTTTGAATTTCGATTGTTATTGTTTAGAATTATTGttttatcgtcgtcgtcgttgttgttgttgttgttgttgttgttgtgtttTTTCTGAACTTGTGACTTTTTAGCTGTATTGAAGTTTCATCGGTTTGATCGATGATTTTCTGTACGTTTTTTGTGCTCGTGTATTTCATTTCAGTGATGTTAGATcgatttttcgtattttatatcaattttggTGGTTATTTGGACTTTTTCGCgatattttactgatttttacgATGTTATTTCTAACTCGGATTCGAGCAAATTTGTGTGAAAATCGCTTGTTTAAACAATGTTTACGAATGTTTTGTAATTTCGAGGAGtaataattgatcaatttttgttgaattttcgtacctacctattatcgACTGCTCGTGTTGTTTTTCACGAACTAACGTCAGGATTGATTCAATGTTTTTTAATCTTTTGTTGAATTATGCTTGAATTTCGAGATCCTGCATCGACTATTAGTCATTTTAAGCTGTTATCataagtttttggcaattttcggaatcttttgtttaatttttttccctccaatTTATGCTAATTACCAGCGACTTTACTATTATGCtgttttttcgttcaatttcttttcagttttgataGGTATCTGGTTTTTGCGAAGTGCCCTTAGTCTCgggaattttttacaagatttcGCTCGAATTTCGAAGTATTTGGTCATCTTTGAAATCTCAGTCTGttgtttcaatttgtttttatgCGATAGTAAGCTGTAACAAGTTTAATTGCTGTTTTGAGCTGGTTTTCTCTGATTTTATCTTGATTTTACCAATATTGTTGGTAATTCTCGGTGATCAGTTAGTCAATTTTGGCGTTTATAATATGCTGTTTCGCAAATATAACTATATTTTAGTAAGTTCTGATCAAATATCGTAATTTTCATCCTAGTTTATTTCAgtatttctgatttcttttttgaggattctgttaattttttttaccgaaatttaaGTATGTAATTTCTATTGCaagtttttcgatgttttgctcagttcagctgtttttttttttgtcaattaacGATGATGTTTAATTAGTTAATTTTGTCGGAATTAAGCCAAGTTTTGgcatttccatttttaaatgaTGTAGGCGATTTGATTTCGCtgatattttgagaattttggacatattgaatgatttttaattgtATTAATGCGATTTCGATGGTatgtttgaacaatttttgaaaaatcactttttttctagtGATACCTTAGTTAgggtctcaatttttttctaatttcacaAAAGAACATTTATTTGGGccatttaatcattttaaacTTGAGAGtttcctcaacatttttttgacgtttttttgaattcataattttatcattttcgcGAGTTATTTGTTCTGAATTTtcgagttttccattttcatcatttccatgattttctgaagaattttattgattcgtttttctgcctaaattttcGTTCTTAATTTCAACgaaacaatttttcttgaattttctgatttttgtaaaattttagtaattttttctgctgacatttttgtggaattctCTTTCTTACTGAGTTTATTTTTAGaggtttttttggaggatttctaagacttgatggttttatttcgaatttttttttcgggctttcttatttttcacgtttcattCTTTTGAATTCTTATAGATTTCATTTCCCAtcttttcgacgattttccccgaattttcatgttttcttttgtGCTGCAATTTTATCGTTAATTTGTgtgaggttttttttaaaaacattttcttgaatttttgtgctttttacTTTCAGTTTTGACGTAGaagtttttttactttaaatcgAGTTTTTAATCTGGTatcctcgtaatttttttcaacttttaaaatttaggtagaatttctctcatttttggagatttttttcattttgaatttcgctcttGAGTTTTATTCAATGCAGTGTACTTTCGAAGTGTTGATAATTATCTGTTGCGAGTTTtcgttagttttttaaaatgggttttattcgaattttgtggatttttttctgattactttttccagcttttatCATCACTGAAGTTACTTACTTTCTAACGAAAAATTTGAGTTCATTCCCTGTGAATTTCAATGATTCTTTACAGTCGTTTTATTGATACGTACGAggtttctatgcaattttttgttaatttttcattcgaatttttcatgTATACCtttatttgagtaatttttggtagtttGTAATTTACTTAGCGAGTTAGCGAAATTATGCTCTAATTTTGAGGCACCTATTCGTCATCCGAGTTTATTTAAATTGTATAGGTGTtattttaccaagtttttatCGCGTTTCAAGCAATATTCGTTCATTTATCTGTTAGAGATTTCTATTctgatttcactttttttcttgtaataCGTTATACCTAGTTTTGGAAGTCTTACAAAATGTTACTACAATTTGATTTGATAACTTACGTATGTATTCTAAATTGTTTCAGATGATTTTGTgaagaatgaaaattgatatCGGTACTTGCAAATGATGCTACGATCGCCGTGAAATCTCAATAAGCTTCAGAGTGCTGCGATTACTGTTGAATATGAATCGAGCTTCGTGATAATGGAGAATCTGACATTTATCAGCGGTAAGTACTCTTACTACGATAGTTAGAGCTATAGAATTAAGCTCGTAATTTTACAACTTCTACCACGTTCGAAAAACATGTGTGTCGCAAAATGTTCCCGAGACATGTTCACGAATAATCAGAAAAGTAACAACCTACTTCGCTTGCCCCAAACatgaattggaatttgaaaagctgaaaaattagtTTCCAGTTGAATTTTGCTGCTCGAAGCCTTCGAACCACGACTGAGAAacaattttattccaatttttaatgCGACGTTATTCGAATGACCGTATGATCGAAGATAAATATTCGATACAattcacatacctacctaactattcGGTTATGTTCGTAGAATTTTTGATTGCattgacttttttccaaatattttgttTCTGTTAGCATCTGGTTGCTTGAATCGTTCACTGACACTCCTCtggttattttttaaagattgtGGTTCTCCCAGgagttttttcaataatgtttttttcaaaattgtaagcagaattcttgaaaaaagaaattaattttatttaaatagtCTCGCTACTTTTTCAGcattacggtttttttttcttttcaagatttgatgatctttttaaaaacgttttctcaagtttttcctAATTTTAACGAGACGTATTACTCATTGtcattattttcgaatttctcgatggtttgggatgtaccctattttcgacatgccaaatcgattggaaacggtttcaaccagtttaggagcagttctggagcctccagcagatttttgaaactcgaaatcccacaaaatgtcatcaaattggagttagttgtaaagctaaaatttagtctaaaaactaatttcaatacgctacgaagtactgcaggtgaatttcaagtcgttttgaaccctccagtgacttttttaaaattcctaatgcctccagcagatttttgaaactttgaattttctcaaaatttcatcaaatggagatgaaaagtagaaatttactctacactccaattttaacaccctctgaaaacgacttctggtggatttcaagtcgttttggagcctccaacgacttttttgaaaattactggagcctccagtacatttttgaaacttgaaatttcctcaaaatttcatcaaaccaagatggagagttgaaattaatgctgcaaactaatttcaatacgctacgaagttgactgctggtgaatttcaagtcgttttggagcctccagcaactttttgaaaggttgtatgacgtttttttttggaaaattgaaatttcctaaaagtagcaggaagcttcaaaaccatttgaaaccaccatgtagtctgcgaagtagattccagcttgccaactccatttgataaattaatgttggggaaatttaaagtttcaaaaatctactggaggctccagtaattttcaaaaaaaaagtcactggtggccctaaaattacttgaacccaccagaagtcgtcttcagagggtgttgaaattggagtatagagtaaatttgaactttccatctccatttgtgacgcggccagcgataccataccatatgtcggaaaacttttttttgagataatcgcgttttcatggaaaaagtcagaaaatatcaaaaaaaaattttttgtcgattcatatgctatgaagcctatactttggaatgggtgtacccaccgatctcaaacacgtcgttttagtggtgaaaaaccggttttacaaaagtgcttttcataaaaaaatgtcaaaaaaaaaaaaaaatattatgatgtaaaaccattaaaagatgaagaaaatcaaaaaaaaaaaaaaaaaattttaaaaatgttacaaaaataacccaaactttcaaacacgtttttctcagaattttggtttttgaatttcaaaaaatacgcaactttgaaattttgaaaatttgtcagattttaatattttgaaaatctgtttgcaccattgaaaagaggaagaaaaacactaccagaaaccacaataaaacgaaaaaaatttttgccgacatatggtatggtatcgctggccgcgtcacatttgatgaaattttgtgaaaatttaaagtttcaaaaacctgttggaggcatcaggaattttcaaaaagtcgctggaggctccaaaacgacttgaaattcaccagcagtcaacttcgtagcgtattgaaattagtttgcagcattaatttcaactctccatctccatttgaggaaattttgtaaaaatttaaactttcaaaaatctgctggaggctccagtaattttcaaaaaagtcgttggaggctctaaaatgacttgaaatccaccagaagtcgttttcagagggtgttaaaattggagtgtagagtaaatttcaactttccatctccatttgatgaaattttgtgaaaatttaaagtttcaaaaatctgctggaggcattaggaattttaaaaaagtcgctggaggcttcaaaacgacttgaaattcacctgcagtacttcgtagcgtattgaaattagtttttagaataaattttagctttacaactaactccaatttgatggaattttgtgggcatttcgagtttcagaaatctgctggaggctccagaactgctcaaaacgggttaaaaccgtttccaatcgatttggcatgtcgaaaatagggtatatcccaaatttcagctttcttgcttaatttggtaaaattttgattttttccctcatttttggcctaaattcgattttcaaaaatcgaaaaacgcactttagcacttgaaattttgacaggtgataaatttttgcatgatctttcgatctacctttgtaaagtttgaaaaagttcgtgcaagtcttatgttaaaacgcaaaatctgcgatttcggctgacctgtcaatcaaaatggccgccattttataagtaaggccaactttttttttggcaagtttgctttaaaatattccttaggatgtcccctttaagaaaaaagttgtcccggaggatcggcggggggggtgtgcaattactcctattgtcatatgccggactaagacTCGAtggttttatttcgaatttattttttcgtgaattctCACAGATtctatttctcaatttttcaattgtttatcGTGTATTTTCgtgagttatttttcaatttttactatgctttttcttaaatttttggactttttactcttaatttttttgtaggaggtTTTCTAATTAttgtaatcgaatttttattctggaatcctcgaaatttttttcaactttttgaatttgagcagaatttctcttgttttttcattttgagtggTTCTGTTGAATGTCCAGCGCGACCATGCCAAGTATCTTGGACTCCATCATGGCAAGTTGGCTTCAGACACGAATCTCGGGTGTTTTGGAGCTCAACATTACTATTGGTACCCTTTCTGACAAGGTAACGGCGTGGCTTTTCAAAACACAGGGTTCTGCTATTCTCTATTCGGTTAAGAATGGGGACTGATTGGAGAAGCTATATGGCAGAACAcagggaaatttttattttgaggaaatttttactTGGTATTAGTGTACATATAAGTTAAGTTATtaatatttatgatttttttgtaataatctTTCTCATCTTCTGTTGTTTAGCGTACGTGAGATATTTCCCCTCCCTCCGAAGATGAATTGgacgcgatttttggaatttctgctAGGATTGGATTGGATCGGGTGTTGTCTTGGCAGTTATAGGCGAATTAGCGGTCGTCATTGTCCGTCGGTGATGGCCACTAATTGAAGTGCCTCCGCATGATTGTGGATGACGGATATGAGCCGGATGATTGGTCAACGTGGCGACTTACTCAGATGGACTTCCTGACACGAATTGTGCTTCCGTGCTGGTGGATGCTGATTTCGTTGCGTATCCGAGCCGTGGCGAGATCACTAAAGGTATTCCATCTGGCCATTCTCCTATCCGGTCAGCTTGGGTACGGTCGGAGAGAAAGTCTGCTATATAGTCTGTGTTAGTTGGGGTTGAAATTTACttgttttttctgttgaaaatttctaaattttgtcttgcttttttattttttatttatttatttttttccattcaatcatTATTTTTGGCTTCATATTTTCTTACATTCTTCTCCCGTCTCTATAAAAGGTGTAAACAATTTTTACGGGTTGGTTTCAATATAAGGCAAGTATGTGGCGTGAGAGTTTtctacgaaaatttcattttttccatttttttatttatttatttattttttttcattaaagttgtcCCTGTGCATAACTTATGTCCAACTTTACCAGATCGTCTCGGTGGCCCAAGGGAATTGTCGCCGGCGGGCCTGTGGAGTACTGGTaatgcaaaattacatttttttttctgcacattCTCTCGATTTTCGCGAAAAGATCGCAACTTTCGGGTGGAGGAGTTGCGCAACCGGCTCATGTCTTGGACGTTACGGCGTAGCCTCCGCGTGTCCCATGAGATCCCACTCCCTCAGCAGCAACAGTCTGGATAAGCCAACTTTACCGCTTCGCAATGCCATTAATCGGGTTGGCGGTAATGCAAAAAGCTGCACTTTAGGTTTTTGGACCGCGCGTAAAGATCGCTACGCTCGAGGGAAGACGTAGCGCAGGTTCTCCTGGACGTACCCGGTATCGATACTGGCGCGGGTTCCTTGAGAAATCCTCTTCCCTCAACCCATTCTCAGTCCTTTGGGTGGGGTACCTATTCTTGTTCATGATGATGCGTGAAGGGGTAAAGTATGACGGACTTTGCCAAGATGGAGGAGATCTATATACTGAGACTACTGTAGGTATCCTGTTTCATCGATTCCGACGTCTGAATAAATCTCACCTGAAGATCTGATCTTCATCGATGATGTAAGTTTACTTAGTttagtttttgagtatttttatcgTGATGATTCTTGTGCATATGTATTGTGTTATTTATTGTGATCGTATTTCGATGATGTgtattttgtcgatgttttcttgatttttaacgATACTTGGCCATTATCGCTAGATTTTGCTGTAATTTGGTGATGAAaggctatttttttcaacgtttaggTTGCCAAAGttacctttttttatttttttttttacaaattttcagagattgaattttttatgggtTTTGAGAcggaaaaaagttgataatagTTACCTACCGAAAAGCgagtaatttgcaaaaatattgagTCAAAAGTCTCGCGTTCgccaaacattttcaaaaacttttggtTGTTGGCAAAATAGGGTTCACTTTTTCTTCACGAATCTCGcctctttgttgaaaatttccgagaaatgctttttttttggtctgcgATCCccaaaaagtatcgttttttcaaaaattgacaaaaatttgctttttcgctaaaaatgtcaattttttcttcaactataattgagcagaattttaaaaattgcaatatagtgacgtttttttgccaaaattgagtCCGGAttgttgtttttaatttgtgttgtgttttgtcaatttttacagcTGCATCTTTCGATTCGAATTGAAGCTCGCGATTGAAAACTGCACCACCGATCTTGTTAAACAACGATATCATCGATATGACCATCATgctacatttttgttgaaattttctacacGCAACAAGTGTTCGCGATGCTGCATCCGCAGAGACGGCTGTATGATTCGATCTTTCGATTCCAAAGCCTTCGCAGGGATTTCAATGTAAGTACGTATTTTGTGCTTGTAatgttcattttgatttgatttttttggaccccccccccccccccgtttagACCAGCATTGAAacgttttgaacaaatttcccGCTAAGAATTCTGATTCTCTCTTTGTAGAATTTTGACTTTCGGAAAATTCCTTCAAGTtctttttttgctactttttgaaaataattacggGTATCTATCTTTATTGAAAGTTGGGTAAAATGTAAATTCCTTTCAATGATGAATAATGTGTAATACCTACTCGTGATTGTGTgtatattcatatttttctaagtgattaattttgttttttcctacAGATGTTTGATGTTTTACTTCATCGTTGAAATGtgcattttttggaagaaagaaAAGCTGAATATTTTCACCTCATGTTATCGAATTGGTAAGTGTAATTTGACGACTTTCGGGGTTTCCGAAGAAGTGTCATATGACATAATTATTATGACCTTGGATGGAAATTTCGTTGGAAGTTTTCATTTGTTAATTTTGGCCGTTTTTTTCgcgatgaatttgaaattgattttttgctacGAGTGTTTTTATGTTTATGTCAATAATGAGTTTTCGagaattgaaaatatcaataatttctTTGTTTTGTAGtcactaatgaattttttgttgattttaataatgatagtgaattttggtttaaatttttaacgaaattctATTCAAATGTTCtggtaaaaaatatgtatgtttttgagcatttttgaaggtagGTAATTCAGGACTCGAAATTGGATCgtgtttttttggaattctgttaattttcgaaaaaaagtgtcataatatcgaaatgagttgaaattccacggtatttttaaagaattctgAGCACGAAAATTGGGCATAATTTTTGGCATGTTTGGTCTCATGTGATCTATCCAGGCATTGCATTCGATTATGTACTTTtcaagtaaccaagttactgaAGTTactaatattaatttttggttacttttttaaaatgttggtcactaaaagttactttttccgagttttttatcacaaatttccttttttttcaaaattttattttatccaaaattcttcgaaaaaatattgcTTTCATTGGCATTACCTactgctttttcagcgttacgaattttattttttcagttttgatgatttttcttttgaaatgtacttaggggttttctaatttcgataggtattattatttttgaatttctcgatggtttttagtggattttctcctgttttgattgatttttacgtCTTGAATTttagtggtgatttttttcgcctgaatttttgcaaaatttcatcaccttaaattctcgtgattttttcataaaaattctccctcgagcttgtgtgattttattgctcaaatagtcgggatttctccttatttgtgttcgatggtttttttttcaaatttttttcttcgcctaattttgtgtttttttttttttttttttttttttttttttgaatccccggaagttattttttttcaagtttttcgacgattttctcagaatttttaccatttctatgattttgttttgaatttcattgattCGTTTTcctgcctaaatttttgttcttaatttcggcgaaaccttttttcttgaatttgcgagttattttataaaattttctccaaatttagccccaaattttagtaattttttctgcctaaatttttgcGGAATTACACTGTTCAcagattttttcgagttttttttttcgacttcgacacttgatggttttatttagaattttgttgaggatattttcttgatttttttcaagttttattcttttaaattttcatagattttatttttcgacgattttcaccaaattttcgtgttgttttttgtgtctaaatttttatgaattttatcatttaatttcgtgagtttttttttgaattcttgtcATGTTTTTTCTTagattttagtgctttttatcttaattttttcggtggagttactaatcgaatttttattctgtaatcctcgtgatttttttcaactttttaaattttgacaaatctctgttttttggttcattttgaatttcgcacttgagttttattcttagggacttatgattttgatttattaaaagaagACCACGAAGagttttttgactattttttttctctccagatcTTGATCTTTGCTCGGCTTCGTGTTCTGGTCATTTCTCTCATTTCAATAGTTTTGTCgccttttttatatttttttcttttgaatcgtgtcaatttttgatagttttgatggaggttatttttttctttttgaagcaagatacttacatacatttttttgtaggcctattcgaatttttaaaatgattttcacaaatcactttttttccaaatttggattgcAATCCTCCCCTCCTCCCTGGCCGCCTGTTCATgttgattttaataagtttcccgttctaaaataattcttcttatttatggaagtttttttttacaaattattggttattatttctcaacactcgaataattttttctcgtcAAATTCTGGCTCATGTCAACATTTCTGCTGTtttacaatttgattttttgaaatgattttgaataaaagattaaatttcGTTCCTCTCTGTTTCGGTAGGTTTCCcccttttctttcaattttgcttttttttcagttgttgaacatatttttcgattatgtttcCGCGGAAtccaatgtttttttcaagctttcattttgcattttttgatctacgagtatagttttctttcaaaatgttgataatgatctgttttgagctttgggctagttttttttttcaaaaatggttttcattttcgaatctcggtgttttttttctgtgttttttgaaaaaacttctatcgaaattttcgttacattttgtttttttttgtatgcattgaaatgttttggtagccaccttttttttacattaaaatttttttggttactttttccggCTTTTTCGGTTACTaacgttactttttttgagaaaaatttgagtacaatccctcTTAATGATTTGTAACAGTGATAGCAAGAGGGACTGCTAGAAGAagtaattatgataattttctccTAAGGTGGTTTTCTGATAAATATTCCATAGAGatggaacattttccaaataaataccTGGCTAGCTCTAGAATAGGCAATCCTTTCTACTTCAATGTACACAGTGAGAAGTTACTATACTATAAATAAAAAAAGCCTTCTCGTACCAATTActtatggtttttatttacaGATGTTAGTGTAAAACAAGTAATTGAGCATATTATACCAACTAATTACAAgtaaacttataattaatctgTTCGTGAGATAGGTACTGATACATAAAATTACCTATCTTCTAACTCTTTCGAGTAGGTGTCTTAAAATACACATGGGTATAGCCCAAGACATTTATAAATAAGCTAGTATAATAGGAAAGAATACGATGTAGTTGCATCCTTTCTATATCAAATGCTGAGGTGATTAACACATCATCACCTAGCACTCGTTATAATGGGTTAATATAAAATGCAAGATAAGCTATGCACAAGTGCAAGATTCGTGACATATAAAATAGTAAGCACTCAGATGACATTTATGACGTCATCTCAATAATTACTAAAAGGGCACTATGTAAGGGCGAACGCAACCCCGGTAAAAGAATTAAACAGTTACCTTAGATAAGTAAGTACGCATTGTCAATGTACATGTTACCTGCCTCTCCTGTGCTGACCCCAAATATTAGTCGCATCGGCAGGACGCGTCGAAGACCCATTTTTGTAGAGACAAAGGCTCAAGTGTCCGGAGTAACTTGGCCAGTGACTAAGAAAGTACCGCGAACTTACGCAGGATTTAACGAAGTAAGCGTTATAGAAAGAAATCAAAAGAACTATCCATAGATAGGTATATCGCGAATCGCAAGCTGTATAAGCCTTGTACATATTTACCGAGAGCGACATTGATCTAGAGAGCTCGAGTGTCGTAGACCAAGTGATTTTTCTAGCATCTCGATCCCAGCAGCGAGGCTCGGATCGCGAGTACATTAGTAGCTTATGGCTCCTCCCATCGGATTTATTACCATAAGCCACACTTATGAAAGAATTACACGAATAACTACATAGGCGAGCAGGGCATATCCGCTCATCACAGatttaatagaaaaattact encodes:
- the LOC135833755 gene encoding uncharacterized protein LOC135833755; amino-acid sequence: MICIFRFELKLAIENCTTDLVKQRYHRYDHHATFLLKFSTRNKCSRCCIRRDGCMIRSFDSKAFAGISICLMFYFIVEMCIFWKKEKLNIFTSCYRIGGEDRPCQSKNGTQMQILPIRVISSAQLQNTSILRLRTCNVLLRM